The genome window GCTGGCCGCCCGGCTGCCGGGCCTCCTGCCGCCGCTGACCGACGACGAGGCGCTGACGTCGGCAGCGCTCCTCTCCGCGAGCCGCCTCGGCTTCTCGCCCGCGCAGTGGCGCCGGCGGCCGTTCCGCGCGCCGCATCACTCGTCGAGCGCCGCCGCGCTGGTCGGCGGCCGCAACCCGCCGCAACCGGGCGAGATCACGCTCGCGCACCTCGGCGTGCTGTTCCTCGACGAACTCCCGGAATTCGACCGGCACGTGCTCGAGATGCTGCGCGAGCCGCTGGAGGCCGGCCGCATCACGATTTCACGCGCGGCCCAGCAAGCCGACTTCCCGGCCGCGTGCCAGCTGATCGCCGCGATGAATCCGTGCCCGTGCGGCTGGCACGGCGATCCGTCGGGGCGCTGCCGCTGCTCGCCGGACGTCGCCGCGCGCTACCTGCGCAAGCTGTCGGGGCCGCTCGTCGACCGCATCGACATCCAGATCGACCTGCCCGCGCTGTCGCCGGCCGAGCTGGCGATGCGGGCGTCGGCGCCCGGCGAGCCGAGTGCCGCGGTCGCCGCGCGGGTCGCGCAGGCGCGTGCGCTGCAACTCGTTCGGCAGGGCAAGACGAACCACATGCTGAGCGGCCGCGAGACCGACGACCTGTGCCGGCCGACCGACGAAGGCGAACGGCTGCTGCGCGAGGCCGGCGAGCGCTTCGGCTGGTCGGCGCGCGCGTATTTCCGCGTGCTGAAGGTCGCGCGGACGATCGCCGACCTGGCCGGCGACCCGCTGCCGACGGCCGCGCAGATCGCCGAAGCGATCCGCTACCGGCGCGCACTGACGGCGCTCTGAACGCCCTCGGAGGACAAAATCCGGCTGTCAAGACTTGACTTATGCACAATTCCACGAATCCGGCCCCGGATCAGGGCTCGGCGAGACCTTTGCGGCACGGAATCCGTATCCCATTGTTTTAATTGACTTTTATCAAAACGCGAGCGAGCGGCCAAACGGGCCGGAAGGCCGTCCCGCGCGGCTTGGCGGGAAATCCGGGCAACTTTTCAACAAAGTTATCCACATGCGCTGTGGATAGCCGAAAAAACCTCGCAAAATCCGGCGACTAGCGTCGAAAGCTGCGAATGAACTTTCAGTTGTCACAGAGTGTCTGAGCGCCCTCTCCGGCCGCCGTCAGTCGAGTTTGAACGACCCGAAAAACTGGTCGAGCTGCTCCTGCGTGAGCGGGCCGTCGGCGATCACGACGGCCTGGTACGCGTGCCGGC of Burkholderia sp. HI2500 contains these proteins:
- a CDS encoding YifB family Mg chelatase-like AAA ATPase, which gives rise to MSLAVVRSRAPASGRAPDVTVEVHLANGLPSFSIVGLPDLEVRESRERVRAALQNCGFEFPVRRITVNLAPADLPKESGRFDLPIALGILAANGQIPADALAGREFAGELSLTGALRPMRGAFAMACGVARDGQSAESGAASGLGSGTLSGSGNGGQGAGPAPRSTAASNTPELYLPLASAAEAALVPGVTVFGAPDLPALCAHLTGAPDGRLAPVAAPCLDGLPTPAAPDLADVVGQRGARRALEVAAAGGHHMLMVGPPGAGKSMLAARLPGLLPPLTDDEALTSAALLSASRLGFSPAQWRRRPFRAPHHSSSAAALVGGRNPPQPGEITLAHLGVLFLDELPEFDRHVLEMLREPLEAGRITISRAAQQADFPAACQLIAAMNPCPCGWHGDPSGRCRCSPDVAARYLRKLSGPLVDRIDIQIDLPALSPAELAMRASAPGEPSAAVAARVAQARALQLVRQGKTNHMLSGRETDDLCRPTDEGERLLREAGERFGWSARAYFRVLKVARTIADLAGDPLPTAAQIAEAIRYRRALTAL